Proteins from a genomic interval of Xiphias gladius isolate SHS-SW01 ecotype Sanya breed wild chromosome 23, ASM1685928v1, whole genome shotgun sequence:
- the LOC120785775 gene encoding protocadherin gamma-C5-like isoform X5, protein MDSRQRKRSGGGRFWRIWFYLACLSCASAQLSYSVSEELSPGSVVGNIAKDLSLTAQRIDQRRLRVVSESTAQYFEVKQATGELVIKQNIDREQMCELSSACSLHLQILLEDPLEIHRVVVDILDVNDNAPQFSTSNISLEISEAAAPGTRFRLESAHDPDVGINSLRTYHLAANDFFTLNVESKSDGSKFPELVVDKPLDREAQAKFRLLLTAVDGGQPEKSGSTVMLIKILDVNDNAPVFDEPVKKVRLLENVAQGTLVTKLNATDADSGNNGEISFLFSKYTPERVLRLFSVDSKTGEIRVKGDVDYEKATAYHITVQARDGGSPAMEGSCNVIVDIIDVNDNAPEVTLTSLTSPIKEDSAPETVIALISARDLDSGVNGEVTLTVQPGLPFKLNSAFGMHYSLITAGNLDRETVPEYTVVIRATDAGSPRLSSQTTFVVKLSDVNDNAPTFSQPSYSVDIPENNAPSAPIAAVSATDPDLGDNARISYSILSSMVQGSPISSYVYINPESGHIYSMRSLDHEQLKAFRIEVQARDAGVPPRTANVTLHVFVVDVNDNAPVIVHPSYPKDKGLQLSVPPSAGPGHLINKLVGVDADSGHNAWLFYSIAPGPNAGMFRIGAHTGELRTARKWAEEEGGSVYDIVIIIQDNGEPPKSSSVNITVTVEEKGTANEAPARPQLIPFYHRTGMSDITLYLIISLACVSAVSFITFVVLMVRCLRHRGPGLGGSDCCCYGRHRSSRYHQRPSKDLHLQLNTDGPIRYMEVVGGPQEPHTRTYRPCYSTISSRSDFVFMKTPMLCHNNTLNMTISRKHLMNSASEQKPPNNDWRFTQGQRPGPSGATGGPEVAMGTGPWPQPPTEAEQLQALMAAANVSEATATLGPGTMGLSTRYSPQFTLQHVPDYRQNVYIPGSTATLTSNPQQQQATAQQATQQALPPPQASAQPEPPKAAQTPASKKKSTKKEKK, encoded by the exons ATGGACTCCAGACAGAGGAAGCGCTCCGGAGGAGGGAGGTTTTGGAGGATTTGGTTTTATCTAGCTTGCCTCTCCTGTGCGTCCGCTCAGCTCAGCTATTCCGTGTCGGAGGAGCTAAGCCCGGGCTCTGTCGTCGGGAATATCGCAAAAGATTTGAGTCTTACTGCTCAGCGGATTGATCAGAGGAGGTTGCGGGTGGTCTCGGAGTCCACAGCGCAGTACTTCGAGGTAAAGCAGGCGACCGGTGAATTGgttattaaacaaaatattgacAGGGAGCAAATGTGCGAATTAAGTTCAGCGTGTTCACTCCACCTTCAAATACTTCTGGAGGATCCTTTAGAAATTCATCGTGTCGTGGTGGACATTCTGGATGTGAATGACAATGCACCCCAGTTTTCAACCAGCAACATTTCCTTGGAGATATCAGAGGCGGCCGCGCCGGGCACAAGGTTCCGTTTGGAGAGCGCACACGACCCAGACGTGGGTATCAACTCGTTACGCACTTACCATCTTGCAGCAAATGACTTCTTTACTTTGAATGTGGAAAGTAAAAGTGACGGAAGCAAGTTTCCAGAACTAGTGGTGGATAAACCTTTGGACAGGGAAGCGCAGGCCAAGTTTCGCCTGTTGCTCACTGCTGTAGATGGGGGTCAGCCGGAGAAATCTGGCTCAACAGTTATGCTCATTAAAATTCTGGATGTAAATGACAATGCGCCCGTCTTTGACGAACCGGTAAAGAAAGTTAGGCTATTAGAAAATGTTGCACAGGGCACTTTAGTAACGAAACTGAACGCGACTGACGCTGATTCGGGTAACAACGGAGAAATATCTTTCCTGTTTAGTAAATATACACCGGAACGGGTTCTCAGACTCTTTAGTGTGGATTCAAAAACTGGGGAGATCCGTGTGAAGGGTGATGTGGATTACGAGAAAGCCACTGCATACCACATCACAGTGCAGGCCAGAGATGGTGGCTCTCCCGCTATGGAGGGCTCCTGTAACGTCATAGTGGACATCATtgatgtgaatgacaacgcACCAGAGGTGACACTGACATCACTGACCAGTCCAATCAAAGAGGACTCGGCACCAGAGACAGTGATAGCGCTCATAAGTGCACGGGACCTGGACTCTGGTGTGAATGGGGAGGTTACATTAACTGTCCAACCAGGTTTGCCATTCAAGCTTAATTCAGCGTTTGGCATGCATTACAGCCTCATCACTGCTGGCAACCTGGACCGTGAGACTGTCCCAGAGTACACAGTGGTCATCAGGGCAACTGATGCTGGCTCCCCTCGCCTTTCATCACAAACTACCTTTGTGGTGAAGCTCTCTGATGTAAATGACAATGCTCCCACCTTTTCTCAGCCTTCATACTCTGTGGACATCCCAGAGAACAATGCTCCCAGTGCCCCCATTGCTGCTGTTTCAGCCACTGACCCAGACCTCGGAGACAATGCTCGCATCTCCTACTCCATTCTTTCCAGCATGGTCCAGGGCTCACCCATTTCTTCTTATGTCTACATTAACCCAGAGAGTGGCCACATCTACAGCATGCGCTCTCTGGATCATGAACAGCTTAAAGCTTTCCGTATTGAGGTGCAGGCCCGGGATGCTGGGGTGCCCCCACGGACAGCCAATGTcactctgcatgtgtttgtggtggATGTGAATGACAATGCACCAGTGATTGTTCACCCCTCCTACCCAAAAGACAAAGGATTACAGCTCTCTGTGCCCCCATCTGCCGGCCCAGGGCACCTCATAAATAAACTTGTAGGGGTGGACGCAGACAGTGGGCACAATGCATGGCTATTTTACTCCATCGCCCCTGGACCAAATGCTGGCATGTTCCGTATTGGGGCACACACCGGGGAGCTCCGCACAGCCCGTAAGTGGGCTGAAGAGGAAGGGGGCTCAGTTTATGACATTGTGATCATCATTCAGGACAATGGTGAGCCGCCAAAGTCCAGTTCTGTGAACATTACAGTAACTGTGGAAGAGAAGGGCACGGCAAACGAGGCTCCAGCAAGGCCTCAACTCATACCCTTCTACCACCGTACTGGGATGTCGGACATCACCCTGTACCTCATCATCTCTCTAGCCTGTGTATCAGCTGTTTCCTTTATAACCTTTGTCGTTCTCATGGTACGCTGCCTAAGGCACCGTGGCCCAGGGCTGGGAGGGtctgactgctgctgctacGGTCGCCACAGATCTAGCCGCTACCATCAGAGGCCCAGCAAGGACTTGCACCTGCAGCTCAACACTGATGGACCCATACGCTACATGGAGGTTGTGGGAGGCCCCCAAGAGCCACACACTAGGACTTACAGGCCCTGCTACTCAACCATATCCAGCCGAAGTGACTTTGTATTTATGAAGACACCCATGCTGTGTCACAACAACACACTCAACATGACAATCAGCAGGAAGCACCTTATGAACTCAGCCAGTGAG CAAAAGCCCCCCAACAATGACTGGCGCTTCACACAGGGACAGAGACCTGGACCTAGCGG GGCAACTGGGGGACCTGAGGTTGCCATGGGAACTGGCCCCTGGCCCCAGCCCCCTACTGAAGCTGAGCAGCTCCAGGCCCTGATGGCTGCAGCTAACG TAAGCGAGGCTACAGCCACCCTGGGGCCTGGCACCATGGGCCTTAGCACCCGCTACAGCCCCCAGTTCACTCTGCAGCACGTGCCAGATTACCGCCAGAATGTCTACATCCCTGGCAGCACGGCAACCCTCACCTCCAacccccagcagcagcaggccacGGCCCAGCAGGCCACCCAGCAGGCGCTGCCCCCGCCCCAGGCCTCAGCCCAGCCGGAACCCCCCAAGGCCGCCCAGACCCCTGCCTCCAAGAAGAAGTCCACtaagaaggagaagaagtag
- the LOC120785775 gene encoding protocadherin gamma-C5-like isoform X4, translated as MDSRQRKRSGGGRFWRIWFYLACLSCASAQLSYSVSEELSPGSVVGNIAKDLSLTAQRIDQRRLRVVSESTAQYFEVKQATGELVIKQNIDREQMCELSSACSLHLQILLEDPLEIHRVVVDILDVNDNAPQFSTSNISLEISEAAAPGTRFRLESAHDPDVGINSLRTYHLAANDFFTLNVESKSDGSKFPELVVDKPLDREAQAKFRLLLTAVDGGQPEKSGSTVMLIKILDVNDNAPVFDEPVKKVRLLENVAQGTLVTKLNATDADSGNNGEISFLFSKYTPERVLRLFSVDSKTGEIRVKGDVDYEKATAYHITVQARDGGSPAMEGSCNVIVDIIDVNDNAPEVTLTSLTSPIKEDSAPETVIALISARDLDSGVNGEVTLTVQPGLPFKLNSAFGMHYSLITAGNLDRETVPEYTVVIRATDAGSPRLSSQTTFVVKLSDVNDNAPTFSQPSYSVDIPENNAPSAPIAAVSATDPDLGDNARISYSILSSMVQGSPISSYVYINPESGHIYSMRSLDHEQLKAFRIEVQARDAGVPPRTANVTLHVFVVDVNDNAPVIVHPSYPKDKGLQLSVPPSAGPGHLINKLVGVDADSGHNAWLFYSIAPGPNAGMFRIGAHTGELRTARKWAEEEGGSVYDIVIIIQDNGEPPKSSSVNITVTVEEKGTANEAPARPQLIPFYHRTGMSDITLYLIISLACVSAVSFITFVVLMVRCLRHRGPGLGGSDCCCYGRHRSSRYHQRPSKDLHLQLNTDGPIRYMEVVGGPQEPHTRTYRPCYSTISSRSDFVFMKTPMLCHNNTLNMTISRKHLMNSASEQKPPNNDWRFTQGQRPGPSGATGGPEVAMGTGPWPQPPTEAEQLQALMAAANEVSEATATLGPGTMGLSTRYSPQFTLQHVPDYRQNVYIPGSTATLTSNPQQQQATAQQATQQALPPPQASAQPEPPKAAQTPASKKKSTKKEKK; from the exons ATGGACTCCAGACAGAGGAAGCGCTCCGGAGGAGGGAGGTTTTGGAGGATTTGGTTTTATCTAGCTTGCCTCTCCTGTGCGTCCGCTCAGCTCAGCTATTCCGTGTCGGAGGAGCTAAGCCCGGGCTCTGTCGTCGGGAATATCGCAAAAGATTTGAGTCTTACTGCTCAGCGGATTGATCAGAGGAGGTTGCGGGTGGTCTCGGAGTCCACAGCGCAGTACTTCGAGGTAAAGCAGGCGACCGGTGAATTGgttattaaacaaaatattgacAGGGAGCAAATGTGCGAATTAAGTTCAGCGTGTTCACTCCACCTTCAAATACTTCTGGAGGATCCTTTAGAAATTCATCGTGTCGTGGTGGACATTCTGGATGTGAATGACAATGCACCCCAGTTTTCAACCAGCAACATTTCCTTGGAGATATCAGAGGCGGCCGCGCCGGGCACAAGGTTCCGTTTGGAGAGCGCACACGACCCAGACGTGGGTATCAACTCGTTACGCACTTACCATCTTGCAGCAAATGACTTCTTTACTTTGAATGTGGAAAGTAAAAGTGACGGAAGCAAGTTTCCAGAACTAGTGGTGGATAAACCTTTGGACAGGGAAGCGCAGGCCAAGTTTCGCCTGTTGCTCACTGCTGTAGATGGGGGTCAGCCGGAGAAATCTGGCTCAACAGTTATGCTCATTAAAATTCTGGATGTAAATGACAATGCGCCCGTCTTTGACGAACCGGTAAAGAAAGTTAGGCTATTAGAAAATGTTGCACAGGGCACTTTAGTAACGAAACTGAACGCGACTGACGCTGATTCGGGTAACAACGGAGAAATATCTTTCCTGTTTAGTAAATATACACCGGAACGGGTTCTCAGACTCTTTAGTGTGGATTCAAAAACTGGGGAGATCCGTGTGAAGGGTGATGTGGATTACGAGAAAGCCACTGCATACCACATCACAGTGCAGGCCAGAGATGGTGGCTCTCCCGCTATGGAGGGCTCCTGTAACGTCATAGTGGACATCATtgatgtgaatgacaacgcACCAGAGGTGACACTGACATCACTGACCAGTCCAATCAAAGAGGACTCGGCACCAGAGACAGTGATAGCGCTCATAAGTGCACGGGACCTGGACTCTGGTGTGAATGGGGAGGTTACATTAACTGTCCAACCAGGTTTGCCATTCAAGCTTAATTCAGCGTTTGGCATGCATTACAGCCTCATCACTGCTGGCAACCTGGACCGTGAGACTGTCCCAGAGTACACAGTGGTCATCAGGGCAACTGATGCTGGCTCCCCTCGCCTTTCATCACAAACTACCTTTGTGGTGAAGCTCTCTGATGTAAATGACAATGCTCCCACCTTTTCTCAGCCTTCATACTCTGTGGACATCCCAGAGAACAATGCTCCCAGTGCCCCCATTGCTGCTGTTTCAGCCACTGACCCAGACCTCGGAGACAATGCTCGCATCTCCTACTCCATTCTTTCCAGCATGGTCCAGGGCTCACCCATTTCTTCTTATGTCTACATTAACCCAGAGAGTGGCCACATCTACAGCATGCGCTCTCTGGATCATGAACAGCTTAAAGCTTTCCGTATTGAGGTGCAGGCCCGGGATGCTGGGGTGCCCCCACGGACAGCCAATGTcactctgcatgtgtttgtggtggATGTGAATGACAATGCACCAGTGATTGTTCACCCCTCCTACCCAAAAGACAAAGGATTACAGCTCTCTGTGCCCCCATCTGCCGGCCCAGGGCACCTCATAAATAAACTTGTAGGGGTGGACGCAGACAGTGGGCACAATGCATGGCTATTTTACTCCATCGCCCCTGGACCAAATGCTGGCATGTTCCGTATTGGGGCACACACCGGGGAGCTCCGCACAGCCCGTAAGTGGGCTGAAGAGGAAGGGGGCTCAGTTTATGACATTGTGATCATCATTCAGGACAATGGTGAGCCGCCAAAGTCCAGTTCTGTGAACATTACAGTAACTGTGGAAGAGAAGGGCACGGCAAACGAGGCTCCAGCAAGGCCTCAACTCATACCCTTCTACCACCGTACTGGGATGTCGGACATCACCCTGTACCTCATCATCTCTCTAGCCTGTGTATCAGCTGTTTCCTTTATAACCTTTGTCGTTCTCATGGTACGCTGCCTAAGGCACCGTGGCCCAGGGCTGGGAGGGtctgactgctgctgctacGGTCGCCACAGATCTAGCCGCTACCATCAGAGGCCCAGCAAGGACTTGCACCTGCAGCTCAACACTGATGGACCCATACGCTACATGGAGGTTGTGGGAGGCCCCCAAGAGCCACACACTAGGACTTACAGGCCCTGCTACTCAACCATATCCAGCCGAAGTGACTTTGTATTTATGAAGACACCCATGCTGTGTCACAACAACACACTCAACATGACAATCAGCAGGAAGCACCTTATGAACTCAGCCAGTGAG CAAAAGCCCCCCAACAATGACTGGCGCTTCACACAGGGACAGAGACCTGGACCTAGCGG GGCAACTGGGGGACCTGAGGTTGCCATGGGAACTGGCCCCTGGCCCCAGCCCCCTACTGAAGCTGAGCAGCTCCAGGCCCTGATGGCTGCAGCTAACG AAGTAAGCGAGGCTACAGCCACCCTGGGGCCTGGCACCATGGGCCTTAGCACCCGCTACAGCCCCCAGTTCACTCTGCAGCACGTGCCAGATTACCGCCAGAATGTCTACATCCCTGGCAGCACGGCAACCCTCACCTCCAacccccagcagcagcaggccacGGCCCAGCAGGCCACCCAGCAGGCGCTGCCCCCGCCCCAGGCCTCAGCCCAGCCGGAACCCCCCAAGGCCGCCCAGACCCCTGCCTCCAAGAAGAAGTCCACtaagaaggagaagaagtag
- the LOC120785775 gene encoding protocadherin gamma-C5-like isoform X2, with protein MDSRQRKRSGGGRFWRIWFYLACLSCASAQLSYSVSEELSPGSVVGNIAKDLSLTAQRIDQRRLRVVSESTAQYFEVKQATGELVIKQNIDREQMCELSSACSLHLQILLEDPLEIHRVVVDILDVNDNAPQFSTSNISLEISEAAAPGTRFRLESAHDPDVGINSLRTYHLAANDFFTLNVESKSDGSKFPELVVDKPLDREAQAKFRLLLTAVDGGQPEKSGSTVMLIKILDVNDNAPVFDEPVKKVRLLENVAQGTLVTKLNATDADSGNNGEISFLFSKYTPERVLRLFSVDSKTGEIRVKGDVDYEKATAYHITVQARDGGSPAMEGSCNVIVDIIDVNDNAPEVTLTSLTSPIKEDSAPETVIALISARDLDSGVNGEVTLTVQPGLPFKLNSAFGMHYSLITAGNLDRETVPEYTVVIRATDAGSPRLSSQTTFVVKLSDVNDNAPTFSQPSYSVDIPENNAPSAPIAAVSATDPDLGDNARISYSILSSMVQGSPISSYVYINPESGHIYSMRSLDHEQLKAFRIEVQARDAGVPPRTANVTLHVFVVDVNDNAPVIVHPSYPKDKGLQLSVPPSAGPGHLINKLVGVDADSGHNAWLFYSIAPGPNAGMFRIGAHTGELRTARKWAEEEGGSVYDIVIIIQDNGEPPKSSSVNITVTVEEKGTANEAPARPQLIPFYHRTGMSDITLYLIISLACVSAVSFITFVVLMVRCLRHRGPGLGGSDCCCYGRHRSSRYHQRPSKDLHLQLNTDGPIRYMEVVGGPQEPHTRTYRPCYSTISSRSDFVFMKTPMLCHNNTLNMTISRKHLMNSASEQKPPNNDWRFTQGQRPGPSGPHMPYGTHIRWTPKSGTRATGGPEVAMGTGPWPQPPTEAEQLQALMAAANVSEATATLGPGTMGLSTRYSPQFTLQHVPDYRQNVYIPGSTATLTSNPQQQQATAQQATQQALPPPQASAQPEPPKAAQTPASKKKSTKKEKK; from the exons ATGGACTCCAGACAGAGGAAGCGCTCCGGAGGAGGGAGGTTTTGGAGGATTTGGTTTTATCTAGCTTGCCTCTCCTGTGCGTCCGCTCAGCTCAGCTATTCCGTGTCGGAGGAGCTAAGCCCGGGCTCTGTCGTCGGGAATATCGCAAAAGATTTGAGTCTTACTGCTCAGCGGATTGATCAGAGGAGGTTGCGGGTGGTCTCGGAGTCCACAGCGCAGTACTTCGAGGTAAAGCAGGCGACCGGTGAATTGgttattaaacaaaatattgacAGGGAGCAAATGTGCGAATTAAGTTCAGCGTGTTCACTCCACCTTCAAATACTTCTGGAGGATCCTTTAGAAATTCATCGTGTCGTGGTGGACATTCTGGATGTGAATGACAATGCACCCCAGTTTTCAACCAGCAACATTTCCTTGGAGATATCAGAGGCGGCCGCGCCGGGCACAAGGTTCCGTTTGGAGAGCGCACACGACCCAGACGTGGGTATCAACTCGTTACGCACTTACCATCTTGCAGCAAATGACTTCTTTACTTTGAATGTGGAAAGTAAAAGTGACGGAAGCAAGTTTCCAGAACTAGTGGTGGATAAACCTTTGGACAGGGAAGCGCAGGCCAAGTTTCGCCTGTTGCTCACTGCTGTAGATGGGGGTCAGCCGGAGAAATCTGGCTCAACAGTTATGCTCATTAAAATTCTGGATGTAAATGACAATGCGCCCGTCTTTGACGAACCGGTAAAGAAAGTTAGGCTATTAGAAAATGTTGCACAGGGCACTTTAGTAACGAAACTGAACGCGACTGACGCTGATTCGGGTAACAACGGAGAAATATCTTTCCTGTTTAGTAAATATACACCGGAACGGGTTCTCAGACTCTTTAGTGTGGATTCAAAAACTGGGGAGATCCGTGTGAAGGGTGATGTGGATTACGAGAAAGCCACTGCATACCACATCACAGTGCAGGCCAGAGATGGTGGCTCTCCCGCTATGGAGGGCTCCTGTAACGTCATAGTGGACATCATtgatgtgaatgacaacgcACCAGAGGTGACACTGACATCACTGACCAGTCCAATCAAAGAGGACTCGGCACCAGAGACAGTGATAGCGCTCATAAGTGCACGGGACCTGGACTCTGGTGTGAATGGGGAGGTTACATTAACTGTCCAACCAGGTTTGCCATTCAAGCTTAATTCAGCGTTTGGCATGCATTACAGCCTCATCACTGCTGGCAACCTGGACCGTGAGACTGTCCCAGAGTACACAGTGGTCATCAGGGCAACTGATGCTGGCTCCCCTCGCCTTTCATCACAAACTACCTTTGTGGTGAAGCTCTCTGATGTAAATGACAATGCTCCCACCTTTTCTCAGCCTTCATACTCTGTGGACATCCCAGAGAACAATGCTCCCAGTGCCCCCATTGCTGCTGTTTCAGCCACTGACCCAGACCTCGGAGACAATGCTCGCATCTCCTACTCCATTCTTTCCAGCATGGTCCAGGGCTCACCCATTTCTTCTTATGTCTACATTAACCCAGAGAGTGGCCACATCTACAGCATGCGCTCTCTGGATCATGAACAGCTTAAAGCTTTCCGTATTGAGGTGCAGGCCCGGGATGCTGGGGTGCCCCCACGGACAGCCAATGTcactctgcatgtgtttgtggtggATGTGAATGACAATGCACCAGTGATTGTTCACCCCTCCTACCCAAAAGACAAAGGATTACAGCTCTCTGTGCCCCCATCTGCCGGCCCAGGGCACCTCATAAATAAACTTGTAGGGGTGGACGCAGACAGTGGGCACAATGCATGGCTATTTTACTCCATCGCCCCTGGACCAAATGCTGGCATGTTCCGTATTGGGGCACACACCGGGGAGCTCCGCACAGCCCGTAAGTGGGCTGAAGAGGAAGGGGGCTCAGTTTATGACATTGTGATCATCATTCAGGACAATGGTGAGCCGCCAAAGTCCAGTTCTGTGAACATTACAGTAACTGTGGAAGAGAAGGGCACGGCAAACGAGGCTCCAGCAAGGCCTCAACTCATACCCTTCTACCACCGTACTGGGATGTCGGACATCACCCTGTACCTCATCATCTCTCTAGCCTGTGTATCAGCTGTTTCCTTTATAACCTTTGTCGTTCTCATGGTACGCTGCCTAAGGCACCGTGGCCCAGGGCTGGGAGGGtctgactgctgctgctacGGTCGCCACAGATCTAGCCGCTACCATCAGAGGCCCAGCAAGGACTTGCACCTGCAGCTCAACACTGATGGACCCATACGCTACATGGAGGTTGTGGGAGGCCCCCAAGAGCCACACACTAGGACTTACAGGCCCTGCTACTCAACCATATCCAGCCGAAGTGACTTTGTATTTATGAAGACACCCATGCTGTGTCACAACAACACACTCAACATGACAATCAGCAGGAAGCACCTTATGAACTCAGCCAGTGAG CAAAAGCCCCCCAACAATGACTGGCGCTTCACACAGGGACAGAGACCTGGACCTAGCGG tcCCCACATGCCATACGGTACACACATACGATGGACGCCGAAGAGTGGGACAAG GGCAACTGGGGGACCTGAGGTTGCCATGGGAACTGGCCCCTGGCCCCAGCCCCCTACTGAAGCTGAGCAGCTCCAGGCCCTGATGGCTGCAGCTAACG TAAGCGAGGCTACAGCCACCCTGGGGCCTGGCACCATGGGCCTTAGCACCCGCTACAGCCCCCAGTTCACTCTGCAGCACGTGCCAGATTACCGCCAGAATGTCTACATCCCTGGCAGCACGGCAACCCTCACCTCCAacccccagcagcagcaggccacGGCCCAGCAGGCCACCCAGCAGGCGCTGCCCCCGCCCCAGGCCTCAGCCCAGCCGGAACCCCCCAAGGCCGCCCAGACCCCTGCCTCCAAGAAGAAGTCCACtaagaaggagaagaagtag